One region of Desulfobacterales bacterium genomic DNA includes:
- a CDS encoding NAD(P)-dependent oxidoreductase, whose translation GKHFGMVGLGRIGQKVAEYGQAFGMQVGAFDPLTHNWKEDIWRAPSLSELLKWSDVLSLHIPLNADTHQLIGKTELALLPQNAVLINTSRGQLIDENALIQALESGRLGGAALDVIANERDAAQRNKSPLLAYANQHDNLLITPHIGGATYESMAKTEVFMAQKLVDFLLAKEKLL comes from the coding sequence GGTAAACACTTTGGGATGGTTGGATTAGGGCGCATCGGCCAGAAGGTGGCTGAATATGGTCAGGCCTTTGGTATGCAAGTGGGTGCTTTTGATCCTCTGACCCATAATTGGAAAGAGGACATATGGCGTGCGCCTTCTCTTTCCGAATTATTGAAATGGTCTGATGTTCTTAGTCTGCACATACCATTGAATGCCGATACCCATCAACTCATTGGAAAAACGGAATTGGCATTGCTGCCCCAAAATGCAGTACTGATCAATACATCACGCGGACAATTGATCGATGAGAATGCTTTGATCCAAGCGCTGGAAAGTGGCCGGTTGGGCGGTGCCGCCCTTGATGTCATCGCCAATGAACGCGATGCAGCCCAACGTAACAAAAGTCCCTTACTTGCATATGCCAACCAACACGATAATCTGCTTATTACTCCGCATATTGGAGGGGCAACCTACGAATCAATGGCCAAAACCGAAGTTTTTATGGCTCAAAAACTTGTCGATTTTTTATTGGCAAAAGAAAAATTACTGTAA
- the neuC gene encoding UDP-N-acetylglucosamine 2-epimerase: MRKICVVITARPSYARIKTVLEAVQSHPDLELQLIVAASALLERYGPVIDVIRADGFEPNAVAHMVVEGENLVTTAKSTGLGLVELATAFDNLKPDVVVSIADRYETIATAIAASYLNIPVAHVQGGEVTGSIDEKVRHAVTKLANLHFVSNELAAKRVVRMGEDPETVFVTGCASVDLAARVLSEGLDGFNPFERYAGVGHEFNPEKGYLVVMQHPVTTEYEDSLDQITETLTAIEELAHPTFWFWPNVDAGSDRISKGIRHFRETHEIPYIYFFKNLSPEDFLRLLIGAKCLVGNSSVGIREASFLGVPTVNIGNRQIGRDRGPNVIDTGYSAEAVTDAIKQHLVNGKYNTSSLYGDGAAGNRIADLLATVPLKSDKRLVY; this comes from the coding sequence ATGCGAAAAATATGTGTTGTTATTACCGCCCGACCCAGTTATGCACGCATAAAAACGGTACTGGAAGCCGTTCAATCTCATCCTGATCTTGAGTTGCAATTAATTGTAGCTGCCTCTGCCTTGTTGGAACGCTATGGCCCGGTCATCGATGTTATTCGGGCAGACGGTTTTGAACCTAATGCGGTGGCGCATATGGTAGTTGAAGGGGAGAATCTGGTAACCACTGCCAAATCGACCGGTCTCGGTCTGGTAGAACTGGCGACGGCCTTTGACAACCTTAAACCGGACGTGGTTGTCAGTATTGCTGATCGCTATGAAACCATTGCAACCGCCATAGCGGCCTCCTATCTCAATATCCCGGTGGCACACGTTCAGGGTGGTGAAGTGACGGGTTCTATTGACGAGAAGGTGCGCCATGCAGTTACCAAACTGGCCAATCTGCATTTTGTTTCCAATGAATTGGCTGCCAAGCGAGTGGTCCGAATGGGCGAAGATCCCGAAACGGTATTTGTTACGGGTTGCGCCTCTGTGGACCTTGCTGCCCGGGTGCTATCAGAAGGGCTGGACGGTTTTAATCCCTTTGAGCGCTATGCCGGTGTCGGGCATGAATTTAATCCTGAAAAGGGGTATCTGGTCGTCATGCAGCACCCAGTGACCACTGAATACGAGGATTCATTGGACCAGATTACTGAGACGTTGACTGCCATTGAGGAACTTGCGCACCCGACCTTTTGGTTTTGGCCGAACGTGGATGCCGGATCAGATCGAATTTCGAAAGGCATTCGACATTTTCGTGAAACCCACGAAATCCCGTATATCTATTTTTTCAAAAATCTGTCACCCGAGGACTTTCTGCGATTATTGATTGGTGCAAAATGCCTCGTCGGCAATTCAAGTGTTGGTATTCGTGAAGCGTCTTTCCTTGGTGTACCGACAGTCAATATTGGTAATCGTCAGATCGGGCGTGATCGAGGACCAAATGTGATTGACACTGGATATTCCGCCGAGGCGGTAACTGATGCCATCAAACAGCATCTGGTCAATGGGAAATACAATACCTCCAGCCTGTATGGAGACGGAGCGGCCGGAAACAGAATTGCCGATTTGCTGGCAACTGTGCCGCTAAAATCTGATAAGCGGCTTGTTTACTAA
- a CDS encoding acylneuraminate cytidylyltransferase family protein produces MALSIDQQIQAKILAVIPARAGSKGVPRKNIRPICGKPLITYTIEAALQVQHLFHRLIVSTEDEEIAAIARQNGAEVPFLRPIELSGDDVPTLPVLQHAVRFVEKQDDIILDWVLLLQPTDPLRQAADIEAALELSQQDPCDSVISVVQVFSTHPILMKRIEDNQLLPYCIEEKEGTRRQDYKPAAYMRNGAIYLTRRKVLIEQNSIWGQVIRPYVMPPERSVGVDSDLDLKMVEVMMRENHKKP; encoded by the coding sequence ATGGCGCTAAGTATAGATCAACAAATACAGGCCAAAATTCTTGCGGTCATTCCGGCTCGGGCCGGCTCAAAGGGCGTCCCTCGAAAAAATATTCGTCCAATCTGCGGCAAGCCTTTAATTACCTATACGATTGAAGCAGCGTTGCAAGTCCAGCATTTGTTTCACCGTTTGATCGTCAGCACCGAAGATGAAGAGATCGCTGCAATCGCCCGTCAAAATGGTGCCGAAGTGCCTTTTCTACGTCCGATTGAGCTATCAGGTGATGATGTTCCCACATTACCTGTCTTGCAACACGCCGTGCGTTTTGTGGAAAAGCAGGATGACATTATCCTGGACTGGGTACTTTTGCTTCAGCCGACGGATCCCTTGCGGCAGGCCGCAGACATCGAAGCAGCTTTGGAACTATCCCAGCAGGACCCCTGCGATTCGGTTATCAGCGTGGTGCAGGTGTTTTCCACCCATCCCATATTAATGAAGCGCATTGAAGACAACCAGCTTCTGCCGTATTGCATTGAGGAAAAAGAAGGCACGCGTCGCCAGGATTACAAACCAGCAGCTTATATGCGCAACGGAGCCATATACCTGACGCGACGAAAGGTTCTGATCGAGCAGAACTCGATCTGGGGTCAGGTCATCCGTCCTTACGTTATGCCGCCAGAACGGTCAGTGGGAGTGGATAGTGACCTGGACCTTAAGATGGTCGAAGTGATGATGCGTGAGAATCACAAAAAACCATAG